A genomic segment from Dethiosulfovibrio peptidovorans encodes:
- the glnS gene encoding glutamine--tRNA ligase, giving the protein MRGIEEDIRWMGFQWEGEPRHASSYFEQFYQWAVELVKAGKAYVDHQSAEEIAENRGTPTRPGVDSSYRSRSVEENLELLEKMKAGEFDEGECILRAKIAMDHVNILMRDPAIYRIRKEAHHQTGNQWCIYPMYDFAHGYEDAIEGVTHSLCSLEFENHRPLYDWFLENVSVPHRPHQYEFARLNLTHTIMSKRHLRRLVEEGLVHGWDDPRMPTLKGMRRRGYPPAAIRKFIEEIGVSKVNSLVDMEFLFFHIREELNRCAERRMAVLNPLKLTITNWPAGKTEVFQAENNPENPEAGFRDIEFSGELWVERSDYMDDAPRKWFRMAPGREVRLKYAYYIRVNEVLRDNSGEPVELLCTYDPESRGGQSPNGRKVKGTLHWLSRHNAVSAEVRLYDHLITLEDVSQVEEDKDFTHYLNPHSETVLEKAFIEPALASAAPEERFQFMRNGYFVADREEHAPGTKPVFNRIVGLRDSWAKISKKNQV; this is encoded by the coding sequence GTGCGGGGCATTGAAGAAGATATCCGCTGGATGGGCTTTCAGTGGGAAGGCGAGCCGCGTCACGCTTCATCGTATTTTGAGCAGTTTTATCAGTGGGCCGTGGAGCTGGTAAAGGCGGGAAAGGCCTATGTGGACCACCAGAGTGCCGAAGAGATTGCGGAAAACCGCGGTACGCCCACGCGGCCCGGTGTGGACTCGTCTTACCGCAGCCGCAGTGTGGAAGAGAATCTGGAGCTGCTGGAAAAAATGAAGGCCGGCGAATTTGATGAAGGGGAGTGCATACTGCGGGCCAAAATTGCCATGGACCATGTGAACATCCTGATGCGCGACCCGGCCATTTACCGCATCCGCAAGGAAGCGCATCATCAGACTGGGAATCAATGGTGCATTTATCCCATGTACGATTTTGCCCACGGCTATGAGGATGCCATTGAAGGGGTTACCCATTCGCTGTGCTCTCTGGAGTTTGAAAATCACCGTCCGCTTTACGACTGGTTTCTTGAAAACGTGTCGGTGCCCCACCGGCCGCATCAGTACGAATTTGCCCGTCTGAATCTGACGCATACCATAATGAGCAAGCGCCATCTGCGCCGTCTGGTGGAGGAAGGGCTGGTGCATGGCTGGGACGATCCCCGCATGCCCACGCTCAAGGGAATGCGCCGGCGGGGTTATCCGCCTGCGGCCATACGGAAGTTCATTGAGGAAATTGGTGTCAGCAAGGTGAACAGTCTGGTGGATATGGAGTTTCTCTTTTTCCATATCCGCGAGGAGCTGAACCGCTGCGCAGAGCGGCGGATGGCGGTTCTGAATCCCCTGAAGCTGACCATTACCAACTGGCCCGCGGGTAAAACAGAAGTGTTTCAGGCGGAAAACAACCCGGAGAATCCCGAGGCCGGTTTCCGTGACATTGAATTTTCCGGAGAGCTCTGGGTGGAGCGGAGCGACTACATGGACGATGCGCCCAGAAAGTGGTTCCGCATGGCTCCGGGCCGGGAGGTCCGCCTGAAATACGCCTACTACATTAGGGTGAACGAGGTGCTGCGTGACAACTCCGGTGAGCCTGTGGAGCTTCTGTGCACTTACGACCCTGAAAGCCGGGGAGGCCAGAGTCCTAACGGTCGGAAGGTGAAGGGCACGCTGCACTGGCTTTCCCGCCACAATGCCGTATCAGCGGAAGTGCGTCTTTACGACCACCTGATAACGCTGGAAGATGTTTCACAGGTGGAGGAAGATAAGGATTTTACCCACTACCTGAACCCGCATTCTGAAACGGTTTTGGAGAAGGCCTTTATAGAGCCGGCTTTGGCGTCCGCGGCGCCGGAGGAGCGTTTTCAGTTTATGCGCAACGGGTATTTTGTGGCGGACCGGGAAGAGCATGCGCCGGGCACAAAACCGGTTTTTAACCGGATTGTGGGGCTGCGCGACTCCTGGGCCAAAATCTCCAAAAAGAACCAGGTGTAA